A single genomic interval of Eleutherodactylus coqui strain aEleCoq1 chromosome 3, aEleCoq1.hap1, whole genome shotgun sequence harbors:
- the CHCHD4 gene encoding mitochondrial intermembrane space import and assembly protein 40 has protein sequence MSYCRQEGKDKIIFVTKEDHETPSSAELIPDDPNDPYEDQGLILPNGDINWNCPCLGGMASGPCGEQFKAAFSCFHYSQEEVKGSDCLEQFRGMQECMQKYPDLYPQEDDEDSKDQQSPELASTEASPVVAEESSSS, from the exons ATGTCCTACTGCAGGCAGGAGG GAAAGGACAAAATTATCTTTGTAACCAAAGAAGATCATGAGACGCCGAGCAGCGCGGAGCTCATCCCTGATGACCCCAATGACCCTTATGAAGACCAAG GTTTGATTCTACCCAATGGAGACATTAACTGGAATTGTCCGTGTCTGGGGGGAATGGCCAGCGGACCATGCGGGGAGCAATTCAAAGCggccttctcctgcttccactaCAGCCAGGAGGAGGTGAAGGGCTCAGACTGCCTGGAGCAGTTTCGGGGGATGCAGGAATGCATGCAGAAATATCCCGACCTCTATCCCCAGGAAGACGACGAAGATAGCAAAGACCAGCAGAGCCCAGAACTGGCATCGACAGAGGCTTCCCCTGTGGTAGCGGAGGAGTCGTCATCCAGCTAA